A single region of the Thermococcus sp. Bubb.Bath genome encodes:
- a CDS encoding S-layer protein, with product MMKMLGKNAARLFALFVGFLVLLGIGGASASSSYIVPNGLYDISNVPKSFFVNPDGTPNVKIVVGSFSSAQDVASAADIAAALGSILYKEEEAKDISVVLRKGGNVSTVFQQVIYRYDYDTMTVDHNLPYNSGLVGWAKSYNELPGDYWYNGADYTANYSTWMKSFSTSFSVKNGDSVNGNYLYGWNIKIRSLSLLPIDPADWNGVAPPKQADVEIPPRDMVVSVDYTLYNYTVETEKVIREAYPEWGVPEKTTVTNESRMGNMVDVLLDTGSNATIRNVVSPGVEAGDEFTLLGKKYLVFSVGHGNFTAGEVLGTDWFPQNKSTMLGNSPWRITLVGADPLKETAIVTVVNIKTGELYGPLILKLGEPTNVVVSGNTIELQLKLEALSENLVLGKIAKISGYSNIKTYTSGSEIEYGNQKWLISVDSDGQYIKKISLTNEDELTGNPLDILGVYTVKYSFDMKSLNEKDVDFDINRDGNITDTSFVVAKATVTILQNSPVINETVVAVGDRIPGTDYVVAGVQGVKKVVIHTPTSQITILDTEVNFANPDSNYILVGSNKDNLLTSMIFGHYHLPVDFRVWFGDYPVLGYIPHCSLLGDKGVIIVAGSTPKATREAAVILMQYIAGLS from the coding sequence ATGATGAAGATGCTGGGTAAAAACGCAGCAAGGCTGTTTGCCCTGTTTGTGGGTTTCCTTGTGTTGCTTGGAATCGGTGGGGCTTCAGCTTCGTCCAGTTACATAGTGCCAAACGGTCTCTATGACATAAGCAACGTCCCCAAGAGCTTTTTCGTTAACCCGGACGGGACTCCGAACGTTAAAATAGTGGTTGGAAGCTTCTCGAGCGCACAGGACGTGGCAAGCGCCGCGGATATAGCGGCTGCCCTGGGCAGTATCCTCTACAAGGAGGAAGAGGCCAAGGACATATCCGTGGTGCTCAGAAAGGGCGGGAACGTAAGCACCGTGTTCCAGCAGGTGATATACCGCTACGACTACGACACCATGACCGTTGACCACAATCTTCCCTACAACAGCGGCCTCGTGGGATGGGCCAAGTCCTACAACGAACTTCCTGGGGACTACTGGTACAATGGCGCGGACTACACCGCCAACTACAGCACCTGGATGAAGTCGTTCTCCACCTCTTTCTCCGTGAAGAATGGCGACTCAGTTAACGGCAACTACCTCTACGGCTGGAACATTAAGATAAGGAGCCTGTCCCTCCTTCCGATAGACCCCGCCGACTGGAACGGGGTGGCCCCTCCAAAGCAGGCCGATGTTGAGATACCTCCAAGGGATATGGTGGTTTCCGTTGACTACACCCTCTACAACTATACCGTCGAGACTGAGAAGGTAATCCGCGAGGCCTATCCCGAATGGGGCGTGCCTGAGAAGACTACCGTTACCAACGAAAGCAGGATGGGCAACATGGTCGACGTTCTCCTCGACACGGGTTCAAACGCCACGATAAGGAACGTCGTAAGCCCAGGTGTCGAGGCGGGGGACGAGTTCACGCTCCTCGGAAAGAAGTACCTGGTCTTCTCCGTTGGTCACGGAAACTTCACCGCTGGGGAGGTTCTTGGAACGGACTGGTTCCCGCAGAACAAGAGCACCATGCTCGGCAACAGCCCGTGGAGGATAACCCTCGTTGGTGCTGACCCGCTTAAAGAGACCGCCATCGTCACTGTTGTGAACATCAAGACCGGCGAGCTCTACGGTCCGCTCATTCTCAAGCTGGGTGAGCCGACGAACGTAGTCGTCAGTGGAAACACAATTGAACTTCAGCTTAAGCTTGAGGCACTCTCCGAGAACCTCGTCCTTGGCAAGATAGCCAAGATCAGCGGCTACTCAAACATAAAAACCTACACCAGCGGAAGCGAGATAGAATATGGAAACCAGAAGTGGCTCATAAGTGTCGACTCCGACGGCCAGTATATAAAGAAGATAAGCCTCACGAACGAGGACGAGCTCACCGGGAACCCGCTCGACATCCTCGGTGTTTACACGGTTAAGTATTCCTTTGACATGAAGTCCCTCAACGAGAAGGACGTTGACTTCGACATAAACAGGGACGGCAACATAACCGACACGAGCTTCGTGGTGGCCAAGGCCACAGTGACCATCCTCCAGAACTCTCCAGTGATAAACGAGACCGTCGTTGCGGTCGGCGATAGAATTCCTGGAACGGACTACGTGGTGGCAGGTGTCCAGGGCGTGAAGAAGGTGGTCATTCACACGCCGACCAGCCAGATAACCATCTTAGACACTGAGGTCAACTTCGCCAATCCAGACTCCAACTACATCCTCGTGGGCTCCAACAAGGACAACCTGCTCACGTCGATGATATTCGGGCACTACCACCTGCCCGTTGACTTCAGGGTCTGGTTCGGAGACTACCCGGTCTTAGGCTATATCCCGCACTGCAGCCTCCTTGGAGACAAGGGAGTCATCATAGTGGCGGGCTCAACGCCGAAGGCCACGAGGGAAGCCGCGGTAATCCTGATGCAGTACATAGCCGGCCTCTCCTGA
- a CDS encoding TATA-box-binding protein has protein sequence MVDMSNVKLRIENIVASVDLFAQLELEKVIEICPSSKYNPEEFPGIICRFTEPKVALLIFSSGKLVVTGAKSVEDIENAVNKLTDVLRRKVGTKFTKPPQIDIQNMVFSGDIGIEFNLDAVALSLPNCEYEPEQFPGVIYRVKEPKAVILLFSSGKIVCSGAKSEDDAWEAVKKLIRELEKYNLIEEEEEW, from the coding sequence TTGGTAGATATGAGCAACGTTAAGCTCAGAATCGAGAATATAGTCGCTTCTGTTGACCTCTTTGCCCAGCTCGAACTTGAGAAGGTTATAGAGATATGCCCCAGTTCAAAGTACAACCCCGAAGAGTTCCCCGGAATAATCTGCCGCTTCACGGAGCCTAAGGTTGCCCTGCTGATATTCAGCTCCGGAAAGCTCGTTGTTACCGGCGCCAAGAGCGTCGAAGACATAGAGAACGCAGTTAACAAGCTGACCGACGTCCTGAGGAGGAAGGTGGGCACGAAGTTCACGAAGCCCCCACAGATTGATATACAGAACATGGTATTCAGCGGTGACATCGGTATAGAGTTCAACCTCGATGCCGTTGCCCTCAGCCTTCCCAACTGCGAGTACGAGCCCGAGCAGTTTCCGGGCGTAATATACCGCGTCAAAGAACCCAAAGCCGTGATACTCCTGTTCTCCTCCGGGAAAATCGTCTGTTCCGGTGCAAAGAGCGAAGACGATGCCTGGGAGGCCGTTAAAAAGCTCATAAGGGAGCTTGAGAAGTACAATCTCATAGAAGAGGAAGAGGAGTGGTGA
- a CDS encoding ATP-dependent Clp protease proteolytic subunit, with translation MSAGYDVGSLIWWVFLLYFLFLPLWPQLQYRQLQAARIRILGTLARKRDSTVITMIHRQESIGFFGIPLYRFISVEDSEEVLRAIRTAPKDKPIDLIIHTPGGLVLAATQIAKALHDHPAETRVIVPHYAMSGGTLIALAADKIIMDPNAVLGPVDPQLGQYPAPSIVRAVEQKGADKADDQTLILADVAKKAIKQVRDFIFYLLKDRYGAEKAKELSQILTEGRWTHDYPITVDHAKELGLHVETDVPEEVYTLMELYRQPVKQRGTVEFMPYPVRQESKK, from the coding sequence ATGAGCGCAGGATACGATGTTGGGTCTCTTATCTGGTGGGTGTTTCTCCTGTATTTCCTGTTCCTCCCACTGTGGCCACAGCTACAGTACAGACAGCTTCAAGCGGCCAGAATTAGGATATTGGGGACGCTGGCCAGGAAGAGAGACTCAACAGTTATAACAATGATACATCGCCAAGAGAGCATAGGTTTCTTTGGAATCCCTCTTTACAGATTTATCAGCGTTGAGGACAGTGAGGAAGTGCTGAGAGCCATACGAACCGCACCGAAGGATAAACCCATAGACCTAATAATCCATACCCCAGGCGGCCTAGTCTTAGCGGCAACGCAGATAGCAAAGGCCCTTCACGATCACCCAGCGGAGACCCGCGTTATCGTTCCCCACTATGCGATGAGTGGTGGAACGCTTATAGCACTTGCAGCGGACAAGATAATAATGGATCCAAACGCAGTTCTCGGCCCGGTCGACCCCCAACTCGGACAGTACCCAGCACCAAGCATAGTCAGGGCAGTAGAACAGAAGGGAGCAGATAAAGCTGATGATCAGACCCTTATACTCGCCGACGTGGCAAAGAAGGCGATAAAACAGGTGAGGGATTTCATATTCTACCTTCTCAAAGACAGGTACGGTGCGGAGAAAGCAAAGGAACTCTCCCAGATACTCACAGAGGGCAGATGGACGCATGACTATCCTATAACCGTTGACCACGCCAAGGAACTGGGCCTCCACGTTGAAACCGACGTTCCGGAGGAGGTCTACACCCTGATGGAACTCTACAGGCAGCCGGTCAAGCAGCGGGGAACCGTTGAGTTCATGCCCTACCCCGTGAGGCAGGAGAGCAAAAAGTGA
- a CDS encoding DUF356 domain-containing protein: MRNTIVLVRADDFHKASVALSDLVRYGGMKILGDPRIISPALSEWIFEEISGEKPRKRFNAHVVAQVDLPPAKVIGRLMDIHPPAHILVIPPDENAWEELMRSWGSFKKLKGFHPPKKTKGEEITEWKKRNKRLGDF, translated from the coding sequence ATGAGAAACACGATAGTGCTTGTTAGGGCCGATGACTTTCACAAGGCGAGCGTTGCCCTCTCTGACCTCGTCAGGTATGGAGGTATGAAAATCTTGGGGGATCCGCGGATAATTTCACCTGCTCTTTCGGAGTGGATTTTTGAGGAAATTAGTGGTGAGAAGCCGAGAAAGCGTTTCAACGCACATGTTGTGGCTCAGGTTGACCTGCCGCCGGCCAAAGTAATAGGGCGCCTCATGGACATCCACCCTCCCGCGCATATCCTAGTTATCCCCCCGGACGAGAACGCTTGGGAGGAACTTATGCGCTCCTGGGGCAGCTTCAAGAAGCTTAAGGGGTTCCACCCCCCGAAGAAGACGAAGGGAGAGGAGATAACGGAGTGGAAGAAGAGGAATAAGAGGCTTGGCGATTTTTAG
- a CDS encoding multiprotein bridging factor aMBF1 yields MGKEKPKYCEICGAPIRGPGHIIRIEGSELLVCDRCYEKYAHKKPGTFSIMPTGRQPTRRTYSRPPSRPKPAPKPRTERPLVAEEIVEDYAERVYQAIQRSKKSYQELAQEIGLSMNDLRAIAHGHREPTIKEARKLEKYFKIKLIESVESEVQEKKIIPRNYEPTLGDIANVRIKKRKK; encoded by the coding sequence ATGGGAAAAGAGAAGCCGAAATACTGCGAGATATGCGGAGCTCCCATCAGGGGACCTGGACACATAATCCGCATTGAGGGGAGTGAGCTCCTCGTCTGCGATAGATGTTACGAGAAATACGCCCACAAAAAACCCGGAACGTTCAGCATAATGCCCACCGGAAGGCAACCGACCAGGAGAACGTACTCAAGGCCCCCTTCCAGGCCCAAACCTGCACCAAAGCCCAGAACCGAGAGGCCCCTAGTTGCGGAGGAGATCGTTGAGGATTACGCTGAAAGGGTTTATCAGGCAATACAACGGTCAAAGAAGAGCTATCAGGAACTGGCACAGGAGATAGGCTTATCCATGAACGACCTGCGTGCGATAGCCCACGGGCACCGCGAACCGACGATAAAAGAGGCAAGAAAGCTGGAAAAGTACTTCAAAATAAAGCTCATAGAGAGCGTCGAAAGCGAGGTTCAGGAAAAGAAAATCATCCCCAGAAACTACGAGCCCACCCTTGGGGACATAGCCAACGTCAGGATAAAGAAGAGGAAGAAGTGA
- a CDS encoding GNAT family N-acetyltransferase, with amino-acid sequence MKGVKIEKLEKFDRDTLERLVEIYMDGYEGLREYGGEGVDYARGYLRWCWVKAKDGFFVAKVGGEIVGFIVCDRDWHSKYEERSVGAVHEFVIDSRFQGKGIGRALMDTCLRYLEESYDRIELWVGEKNEGAKHFYEEYGFRVVGKERIWRRMVLDLKKNEKNDKAKSRNTDGD; translated from the coding sequence ATGAAGGGAGTTAAGATAGAAAAGCTTGAGAAGTTCGACAGGGATACCCTGGAGAGGCTGGTCGAGATATACATGGACGGATACGAGGGACTGCGTGAATACGGGGGAGAGGGCGTGGACTACGCTAGGGGATATCTCCGCTGGTGCTGGGTGAAGGCTAAGGACGGTTTTTTCGTGGCGAAGGTTGGGGGCGAGATAGTTGGCTTCATAGTGTGCGATAGAGACTGGCACAGCAAGTACGAGGAGAGATCGGTTGGGGCGGTGCATGAGTTTGTAATAGACTCCAGGTTCCAGGGAAAGGGAATCGGGCGGGCCCTTATGGACACTTGTCTCCGGTACCTGGAAGAGTCCTACGACCGGATTGAACTGTGGGTTGGGGAGAAGAACGAGGGGGCCAAACACTTTTATGAGGAGTACGGCTTCAGGGTTGTCGGGAAGGAGAGGATCTGGAGGAGAATGGTCTTAGACTTGAAAAAGAATGAAAAGAATGATAAAGCTAAAAGTCGAAATACGGATGGTGATTGA
- a CDS encoding Zn-ribbon domain-containing OB-fold protein produces MGKPMQVARHWRHFGEKYRLVGGKCENGHVFFPGREVCPICGSRNVEPFEFSGKGKVISWTLVRNPPSGFEYYKPYPLALVQLEEGPVVLAQLTDVEPDQIDFGMEVEMVTRKVREFDEDGIILYSYKFRPVLK; encoded by the coding sequence ATGGGGAAGCCGATGCAGGTTGCCCGTCACTGGAGGCACTTCGGTGAGAAGTACAGGTTGGTCGGCGGAAAGTGCGAGAACGGACACGTTTTCTTCCCAGGAAGGGAAGTCTGCCCAATCTGCGGCTCAAGGAACGTTGAGCCCTTCGAGTTCAGCGGAAAGGGCAAGGTAATAAGCTGGACCCTAGTTAGGAACCCGCCGAGCGGTTTTGAGTACTACAAACCATATCCACTCGCCCTGGTCCAGCTGGAGGAGGGACCGGTCGTCCTTGCCCAGCTCACGGACGTCGAGCCTGACCAAATCGACTTCGGAATGGAGGTCGAGATGGTCACGAGAAAGGTCAGGGAGTTCGACGAGGACGGAATAATCCTCTACTCCTACAAGTTCAGGCCGGTTCTAAAATGA
- a CDS encoding thiolase domain-containing protein — MEKPVIIGAGMVPVGEHWRLSLRDIAVEALLNAMDDAGIDKVDSLYVGNMASGSFIEQENLGALIADWAGLGHIPAVKIESACASGGAAVQEGTKAVMSGLEDVVAVVGVEKMTDAWPSDATRYLAYAADADWELFHGASFVALNALLMRLYMKEHGYTEEDLAHFAVNAHANGSKNPYAMFKRPITVDTVLKSPYIADPLKLFDASPVCDGAAAVIITSKEKARELGVPKEKMVEVAGFGRAIDTINLANREDLLTLTAAKIAAERAYKMAGVTAKDIDFFEVHDAFTIMAALSLEAIGVAEKGKGALVAREGQIAIDGDYPIQTMGGLKSRGHPVGATGVYQTVEAVLQLRGEAPEGIQVPDAEVGLTQNIGGTGSNITINILRRV; from the coding sequence ATGGAGAAGCCCGTCATAATTGGTGCAGGTATGGTACCCGTCGGTGAGCACTGGAGACTTTCACTTAGGGACATAGCCGTTGAGGCCCTCCTAAACGCGATGGATGATGCTGGAATCGACAAAGTTGACTCCCTCTACGTCGGGAACATGGCCTCCGGCTCCTTCATAGAGCAGGAAAACCTCGGCGCCCTCATAGCCGACTGGGCCGGGCTCGGCCACATCCCTGCGGTTAAGATCGAATCCGCCTGCGCCTCAGGTGGTGCTGCGGTTCAGGAAGGTACAAAGGCGGTTATGAGCGGACTCGAGGATGTTGTGGCGGTAGTCGGCGTCGAGAAGATGACTGACGCCTGGCCGAGTGACGCAACGAGATACCTTGCCTACGCCGCAGACGCTGACTGGGAGCTCTTCCACGGCGCGAGCTTCGTCGCCCTCAACGCCCTCCTCATGAGACTCTACATGAAGGAGCACGGCTACACAGAAGAGGACCTTGCTCACTTCGCCGTCAACGCCCACGCAAACGGTTCCAAAAACCCATACGCTATGTTCAAGCGCCCGATAACCGTTGATACTGTCCTTAAGAGTCCCTACATTGCCGACCCGCTCAAGCTCTTCGACGCCTCGCCGGTCTGCGATGGTGCCGCGGCGGTGATAATAACCTCAAAGGAGAAGGCACGGGAGTTAGGAGTTCCAAAGGAAAAGATGGTCGAGGTAGCCGGCTTTGGAAGGGCCATAGACACAATAAACCTCGCGAACAGGGAGGATCTCCTCACGCTCACTGCAGCCAAGATAGCGGCGGAGAGAGCCTATAAAATGGCCGGGGTAACCGCTAAGGACATCGACTTCTTCGAGGTCCATGACGCCTTCACTATCATGGCAGCGCTCAGCCTGGAGGCCATTGGCGTTGCGGAGAAAGGTAAGGGTGCCCTCGTTGCTAGGGAAGGACAGATAGCAATAGACGGTGACTACCCAATACAAACGATGGGCGGTCTAAAGAGCAGAGGACACCCTGTTGGAGCCACTGGTGTTTATCAGACGGTTGAAGCCGTTCTTCAGCTTCGCGGAGAAGCTCCCGAAGGGATACAGGTTCCCGACGCTGAGGTTGGCCTTACCCAGAACATAGGTGGAACCGGCTCAAACATAACCATAAACATCCTTAGGAGGGTCTGA
- a CDS encoding hydroxymethylglutaryl-CoA synthase — protein MRKLLKPNREVGIIGYGAYVPMYRIKAEEIGRVWGSTAYPIQEKSVPGLDEDTITIGIEAARNALKRAGIDPKLIRAVWLGTESKPYAVKPSGTVVAEAIGATPDLNAADFEFACKAGTEAIQAAMGFVGSGMADYAMAIGADTSQGRPGDALEFTASAGGAAYILAPKSPETLAYFEASYSYVTDTPDFWRRQHEHYPRHGNRFTGEPAYFHQIINAAKTLMEEMGYTPSDFDYAVFHQPNVKFPLTAAKILGIPKEKVLPGLLSGIIGNTYSGATLVGVSAVLDIAKPGDRILWVSFGSGAGSDAFSLVVQDAIEEKRDLAPKTMEYVNRKKYIDYALYAKARRKYIV, from the coding sequence ATGAGAAAACTCCTGAAGCCCAACAGAGAAGTGGGCATAATAGGCTACGGTGCCTACGTTCCAATGTATAGAATCAAGGCGGAAGAGATAGGACGCGTCTGGGGCTCCACCGCGTACCCAATACAGGAGAAGTCCGTGCCAGGACTTGACGAGGATACCATTACAATAGGGATAGAAGCAGCAAGAAACGCCCTGAAGAGGGCTGGCATTGACCCCAAACTTATCCGGGCCGTGTGGCTCGGAACTGAGAGCAAGCCCTACGCCGTTAAACCGAGCGGAACCGTTGTCGCCGAGGCGATAGGAGCCACCCCCGATTTGAACGCCGCCGACTTTGAGTTCGCCTGTAAAGCCGGAACCGAGGCCATCCAGGCAGCAATGGGATTTGTAGGCTCTGGAATGGCCGACTACGCGATGGCCATCGGTGCCGACACATCCCAGGGAAGACCGGGCGATGCCCTCGAGTTCACGGCTTCGGCAGGGGGAGCCGCTTACATCCTCGCCCCGAAGAGTCCTGAAACTCTTGCTTATTTCGAGGCGAGCTATTCTTACGTTACGGACACCCCCGACTTCTGGAGGAGGCAGCACGAGCACTACCCGAGGCACGGCAACCGCTTCACCGGTGAGCCGGCCTACTTCCACCAGATAATAAACGCCGCCAAGACCCTCATGGAGGAAATGGGCTACACTCCGAGCGACTTCGACTACGCGGTCTTCCACCAGCCGAACGTCAAGTTCCCTCTCACCGCCGCCAAGATCCTTGGAATCCCGAAGGAGAAGGTTCTTCCGGGCCTCCTCAGTGGAATAATCGGCAACACTTACAGCGGCGCAACTCTCGTCGGCGTTTCAGCGGTTCTCGACATAGCCAAACCCGGAGACAGGATTCTCTGGGTGAGCTTTGGAAGCGGTGCCGGAAGCGACGCCTTCAGCCTCGTAGTTCAGGACGCTATAGAGGAGAAGAGAGACCTAGCTCCAAAGACCATGGAATACGTGAACAGGAAGAAGTACATCGACTACGCGCTCTACGCAAAGGCAAGAAGGAAGTACATTGTATGA
- a CDS encoding S24/S26 family peptidase — MGLISHGSSENVLRSANIAFLAGAGVGLLFSYWRIILPQGLPELFALATVMGTIALILFALWSLFIWKYEEGDTRVNLLLRMLLRIGSSAALSLFLFLIAANFEYSNHLYLAGKTSKPPFWYTLVYIGDGLLITASLLTLLDAFVFERLHASWLYDRFFFPFLFTFTVLNGPAPFDSTTKLTILGSFSVSVFVLTRHTVQSILIYLLRPRNFLDFKLSTVQGTSMNPTIFEGDVVLISKKVPEELKPGMVLDVRIPARYMSRAGNFVHRLVWTDGRTIQTNGDNLRHLDPKIPMRNVEGIALAVLRWDGKSFGVEPLVDEPIDVPPQAFQVADELVRLYQSVKSKLRFLGLYLPLLIVALFSLPLIALLGAP, encoded by the coding sequence ATGGGACTGATATCCCATGGGAGCAGTGAGAATGTCCTGAGGAGCGCCAACATTGCATTTCTGGCGGGCGCTGGCGTGGGACTGCTCTTCAGTTACTGGAGGATTATCCTACCCCAGGGCCTCCCTGAGCTGTTTGCCCTAGCCACCGTAATGGGGACTATTGCGCTCATCCTTTTTGCCCTGTGGTCTTTGTTCATCTGGAAGTACGAGGAGGGGGACACCCGCGTTAACCTCCTGCTTAGAATGCTCCTGAGAATAGGCTCTTCCGCCGCTCTCTCCCTGTTCCTCTTCCTCATAGCGGCAAACTTCGAGTACTCAAATCACCTCTACCTCGCGGGGAAAACTTCAAAGCCCCCGTTCTGGTACACCCTGGTTTACATCGGAGACGGCCTTCTCATAACCGCGTCCCTGCTGACCCTCCTTGATGCCTTCGTTTTTGAGAGGCTCCATGCCTCTTGGCTCTACGACCGCTTCTTCTTCCCCTTCCTCTTCACCTTCACCGTCCTGAACGGACCGGCGCCATTTGATTCAACCACGAAGCTGACGATTCTGGGGTCGTTCTCGGTTTCCGTCTTCGTCCTCACCAGACACACGGTCCAGTCCATCTTGATATATCTCCTAAGACCTAGGAATTTTCTTGATTTCAAGCTAAGCACTGTCCAAGGGACGAGCATGAACCCTACGATCTTTGAGGGAGACGTCGTTCTAATCTCAAAGAAGGTTCCGGAGGAGCTCAAGCCCGGAATGGTGCTCGACGTTCGGATCCCGGCGCGCTACATGTCCAGAGCCGGAAACTTCGTCCACCGTCTCGTCTGGACGGATGGGAGGACGATTCAAACGAATGGAGATAACCTGAGACACCTGGATCCCAAAATTCCCATGAGGAACGTTGAGGGGATCGCGCTGGCTGTGTTAAGGTGGGATGGAAAAAGCTTTGGGGTTGAACCGCTCGTTGATGAACCAATCGATGTTCCTCCCCAGGCATTTCAGGTTGCGGATGAGTTAGTACGGCTCTATCAATCCGTAAAATCAAAATTGAGGTTTCTGGGCCTTTACCTGCCCCTTCTGATTGTGGCCCTTTTCTCCCTCCCCCTGATCGCCCTTTTGGGAGCGCCATAG
- a CDS encoding fibrillarin-like rRNA/tRNA 2'-O-methyltransferase encodes MRIKPHRFPGVFTFVDEDGSEKIATKNLVPGQKVYGERTVKFEGEEYRIWNPNRSKLGAAILNGLKNFPIKPGTTVLYLGIASGTTASHVSDVVGWEGKVFGVEFSPRVLRELVPLVEKRRNIVPILGDATKPEGYRALVPKVDVIFEDVAQPSQAKILIDNAKVYLKSGGYGMISIKSRSIDVTKEPEQVFKEVEEELSTYFEIVEKVSLEPYEKDHALFVVRKP; translated from the coding sequence ATGCGCATAAAACCCCACAGGTTCCCCGGAGTTTTCACGTTCGTCGATGAGGATGGAAGTGAGAAGATAGCGACCAAGAACCTCGTTCCAGGTCAGAAGGTCTACGGCGAGAGAACCGTAAAGTTCGAGGGCGAGGAGTACAGGATATGGAACCCCAACCGCTCCAAGTTAGGCGCAGCGATACTCAACGGCCTCAAGAACTTCCCGATAAAACCCGGCACGACCGTCCTCTACCTCGGTATCGCCAGCGGTACGACCGCCTCCCACGTCAGCGACGTCGTCGGCTGGGAAGGAAAGGTCTTCGGCGTTGAGTTCTCACCGAGGGTTCTCAGGGAGCTCGTTCCCCTCGTTGAAAAGAGAAGGAACATAGTCCCCATACTCGGCGACGCTACAAAGCCCGAAGGCTACCGTGCGCTCGTCCCCAAGGTGGATGTAATCTTCGAGGACGTTGCCCAGCCGAGCCAGGCGAAAATCCTGATAGACAACGCGAAGGTCTACCTCAAGAGCGGCGGCTACGGCATGATATCAATAAAGAGCAGGAGTATAGATGTGACAAAGGAGCCGGAGCAGGTGTTCAAGGAAGTCGAGGAAGAACTATCGACGTACTTTGAGATTGTGGAGAAAGTCTCGCTTGAGCCTTACGAGAAGGACCACGCGCTCTTTGTCGTTAGAAAGCCTTGA
- a CDS encoding C/D box methylation guide ribonucleoprotein complex aNOP56 subunit (functions along with aFIB and aL7a; guides 2'-O-methylation of ribose to specific sites in RNAs), which translates to MKAYLSENVRGVYAFDEAGNLIASKPFTENAEVKLNSLLNGEPCDGLLGLLDGLKSDGYDEFIVEDAELGRRLKELGYNATGEFPNIAGERLRSNPAEFMGENWFEEYFNVGVALTRMRIQEQSGARDKMVIQAIEALDDIDKVTNLLISRLREWYGLHFPELDELLPKHEQYVAFVRTVGSRENLSEEKLRELGLSEAKAEKILNAAKNSMGALLGKFDERIIVRLAGEINDLYKLRKEIEDYLETAMDEVAPNIKALVGAKLGARLLSLAGGLKELALMPASTIQVLGAEKALFRHLRSGAKPPKHGVIFQYPEINRSPWWQRGKIARALSGKLAIAARVDYFSGEYIGEELKQEVEARIREIKEKYPNPPKRKAKSEKKKEKKKFKGKKGKGKPEKGKKFEKKEKREKFKGKKDKGGKKKKEKKGRR; encoded by the coding sequence ATGAAAGCTTACCTATCCGAGAACGTCAGGGGCGTCTACGCTTTTGATGAAGCTGGAAACCTCATCGCGAGCAAACCTTTCACCGAAAACGCAGAGGTAAAGCTCAACAGCCTCCTGAATGGAGAACCGTGCGATGGGCTATTAGGCCTTCTCGACGGACTAAAAAGTGATGGATACGACGAGTTCATCGTGGAGGATGCAGAACTCGGGAGAAGACTCAAGGAACTCGGATACAACGCAACCGGCGAGTTCCCAAACATAGCAGGGGAGAGGCTCCGCTCAAACCCCGCGGAGTTCATGGGCGAGAACTGGTTCGAGGAGTACTTCAACGTGGGCGTTGCCCTTACCAGGATGCGCATACAGGAGCAGAGCGGGGCAAGGGACAAGATGGTCATCCAGGCCATAGAGGCCCTGGACGACATAGACAAGGTCACAAACCTACTTATCTCACGCCTTAGGGAATGGTACGGCCTTCACTTCCCGGAGCTTGATGAACTCCTTCCAAAGCACGAACAGTACGTGGCGTTCGTGAGAACAGTGGGTTCCCGCGAAAACCTGAGTGAGGAGAAGTTGAGGGAGCTTGGTCTCTCCGAAGCGAAGGCGGAGAAGATCCTTAACGCCGCAAAGAACTCGATGGGGGCTCTCCTGGGTAAGTTCGACGAGAGAATCATTGTAAGGCTCGCGGGCGAGATAAACGACCTCTACAAACTCAGAAAGGAGATAGAGGACTACCTTGAGACGGCTATGGACGAAGTTGCTCCAAACATCAAAGCCCTCGTCGGGGCGAAACTTGGAGCGAGACTCCTCAGCCTCGCAGGCGGGCTGAAAGAGCTGGCCCTAATGCCTGCATCAACTATACAGGTTCTGGGAGCGGAGAAGGCCCTCTTCAGACACCTCAGGAGCGGTGCCAAGCCTCCAAAGCACGGCGTCATCTTCCAGTACCCGGAGATAAACCGCTCGCCGTGGTGGCAGAGGGGTAAGATAGCCCGCGCCCTCTCAGGCAAACTGGCGATAGCAGCTCGCGTCGACTACTTCTCCGGAGAATACATCGGAGAGGAGCTCAAGCAGGAAGTTGAAGCGCGCATCAGGGAGATAAAAGAGAAGTACCCCAACCCGCCGAAGAGGAAGGCCAAGTCCGAAAAGAAAAAGGAAAAGAAGAAGTTCAAAGGCAAAAAGGGCAAAGGCAAACCGGAGAAGGGCAAAAAGTTCGAAAAGAAAGAGAAGAGAGAGAAGTTTAAAGGCAAGAAAGACAAAGGCGGCAAGAAAAAGAAGGAGAAGAAGGGCAGGAGGTGA